The sequence aatacataaatgcaAGACCTTTGGATTTCATAAACAAGACGTATTGGGTACAGGCCATTATGGAAAGTATTGACAAACTACAACTACATAATTAAAATGAAGGACTTGTATTCATCTGAAGCAAAACTGAGGAGGATATCCAAATAGAAGTCATATACTTGAAGAAATCTGCAACATGTATGACTAGCACTAATGTTTTGATTATGTAAATAACTCATATGAATGAGTGAGAAAAGGATAGACAACTCAATAGATATATCACAATTAGATATTTAACAGAAAGGAAGATCAAAAGACTCTCAACCATGTATTAATAAGAGGTATGCCACttgatgaaataatttttacACCCAGTAAGTTGTTACTATAAATGAAAAGTGTTGATGATGATATGGATCTCCTTTCTAATTCTaccaagaaatattaaaaaaaaaaacctcaagatTTACTCATAACGGCAGAAGCCTAGCTACAAAAAccaatagttatttattttattatgttactcagatcagaagaaaaagactgataaatataacaagaaaagcaaacaaaatttcCATCAGTATCATAAAGGATATCTATTTTGTAGTCATCAAACATAATGTAGATATACAGAATATTGGAAATTAATCAGTTACTATCATACCCCAAAGCACAATGAAATCTCCAAAGTGCAATACgagaaaaactatttatttaaatttcaggtcagttgctgctgctgctgctgctgctgctaagtcgcttcagtcgtgtccaactctgtgcaaccccacagatggtaacccaccaggctcccctgtccctgggattctccaggcaagaacactggagtgggttgccatttccttctccaatgcaggaaagtgaaaagtgaaagtgaagtcgcttagtcgtgtctgactcttagcgaccccatggactgcagcccaccaggctcctccgtccatgggattttccaggcaagagtactggagtggggtgccatcgccttctcccttaGGTCAGTTACATGCATTTTATTGTTACTACTTTTGCAGAACAGCACATgccccctggggcttccctggtggctggtaaagagtctgcttgcactgcagaagacacaggagatgcgtgttcaatccctgggtggagaagatcccctggagaagggaagttcAGAATCAGTGGTTCTTGCTGGAGGTCAGGGGTACCTCAGTATGAACAAAGGTCTCAGGTAATTAATCTCTGCAGCTGTTCTAATGACAACAGTGGAGGAACCTGTGCACTAGAGTGAACAGGAGTGCCAGCCATGGAGCTGTTCCCTAGATTTGGTGCTTAAAATAAAACCACCTCTCACTTCTCAGTTAATAGAAAGCTCTTCATCCACACCCCTGATTCTCCCTTGACAGCTCCGCTGTTTTCACCAACTCACCACAGAGGTGATTCTGACTGATGACCATACATTTTTGTGCTTCTGGGGAAATGGATCCAGCTAATCTTGTCCACTTCCCTTTTTCCTTGTCTTACTCTCAGCACTTCTCTGTCAAATGAAAGTAGTTCTCCATAGAAGAGCTTTCTTCACAAAGACACATTAAAAAGTTTTCCatgagggacttcactggtggtccggttgaaacatgtatactatcatgtaagaatcgaatcaccagtctatgtcagatgcaggatacagcatgcttggggctggtgcatggggatgacccagagggatgttgtggggagggaggtgggagggggcttcatgtttgggattgcatgtacacccgtggtggattcatgtcaatgtatggcaaaaccaatacagtattgtaaagtaaaataaagtaaaaattaaaaaaaaaaaaagaatctacctcccaatgcaggagactcaggtgcaatccctggttgggaaaacaGATTCCACATGTCTTGGGCAACTAAAcctgcccactgcaactagagaagcccccgtgcaccacaactagggaaaagcccatACGCCGCAATGAACAGCCTGCACAcctcaatgaagacccagcacagacaaaaaaaaaaaaaaagtaagtttttCACTACAGGTCTAAGATCATACCCAATTGCTAAGACGTTCATGATACAATTGATTTTATTTCACAATGTTTCTGTGTGGACTCCACCAGAAATGTGTAAGAAACACAATGATATAAGATGAttaaggagagaagtgaaaattcAGGTACATTCTTGTAAATAAGCCAATGAGAAAGAAGGTTTCAAAGCAAATAAGATGCCAGAGGAAAATTACCAACATTTGCCTTGCCTGACtaataattatctattttattatgtattttattgtatTACTCAGACCAGAAGAAAAAGGCTGATAAAtataacaataaaagaaaacaaatcaaattGTTAAAGCAAGTGGAGAAATACATGGGATCAATAACACAATAAGACTCAAGGTTAGAGGAAATTTGTGGAACATGATAATACTATTAAATTTTACTAGGGCATTGGTCTAAGTGTTTATCGTCCTTATGGAGATTAATTTTACAGCAATAATTGcactcaggtggctcagtagtaaagaatccgcctgccaatggaggagacacaggagactcaaggttcaatccctgggttgggaagatcgcctggagtaaGAGATGACAACTggcaccagtgttcttgcctggaaaattccatggacagaggagtctggcaggttgtagagttggacaccactgagtgactgagcacacacacgatAAGTATAAGGCTTTCACAGTAATCATTTGTTCTTTATCTGGAACTGGATTAAGTCATTGGCATATGATCCTATTCTCAGTGATAGGACTGAAGGTAATATCTTATGGATAATGCAATGGAAACATCTATTGTTAACAGACCCTCAATTAACAACAGACCCAGGGAAGTTGACTGTACTGGCCTCTGGGATTCATATCTAGATATGATGCCTGCATCTGATTCAGCCATCCGAGTCCatgaggggagtcagtcctgggttGAAGCTACTTCATGGAGGAATGAATGATTCTCTGCTCTCCCACTCCCACACATTTTGTACCTCTGAAATCCTTGTAATGAGGATAACTATCTTCATTGTTTGAGCATGTTAGAGGAAGGATATCTTTATCTTATTAGAAAGGATTCCTCATTAACCAATTTCAAATATCATGCAATCATTTCAAACCACGGTGATAATCTAATGACAaatttttatagatgatgaaGCTGAGTGTTGCGGATGTTAATGTTGCCCCACATATGTCTGATTTACCAGTGAGTGACCAGTTTTAAGAATTCCTGAACTGTGGTAAGGAAGATCGGCCACCATGTCTCATAGCAGGCTTAACTCTGGGGTGCAGTTCACATGGTGCAATCCACGTTTCTACCTCTGTATGACCACAGACTTCTTTAAACCTTGACCTGTCCAACTTTTCCCACTTCTCTTGTGCTGAGAACATTCCACCCAAAATTATCATACTGAGAAGATCTGCCTCAGATTCAGCTTCTGTTTGCTATAACAAAAAACCTTAGAGAAAGGTAATTTGTGGCAACCATCACAGatctagagacttccctggtggtccaatggttactccatgctcccaaggcaagggacccaagtttgatccctggtcagggaactggatcccacattctgcaactaagagttcacatgttgcAGCTAAAGACcttgcatgtcacaactaagacgtTGCTCAGCCaaataattaaattgaaaaagaaagatagaaagaaagaaaccacagaGCTAGAAAAACAACAAGTTGGGTTTCAATCCTAACTTGAAATGTAGTTGGCCATCATGTTATCTATTCACTTAAGAACTTggtaacacaacattgcaaatcaactatacttcaataaaattaaaaaaaaataacttggtGATGAAAGTATCAGGCAGAGTAGTTCATtcgtattattttaattttgattcatTCTAGAGTACCTAGCCAAAATCAGGTGATACAATCACAGTGAAGATATTCTTCCAAAGAGCTTCCTCAAGGCTCCCTTCATGTCTTTGTTCCTCAGGCTGTAGATGAAGGGGTTCATCACGGGAGTGACCACAGTGTACATCATGGAAGCCACTGCAATCTTCCTAGAGGATTCAGTAACTGCAGAACTAATATACACCCCAAACGCTGTCCCATAGAAcaaggacacaactgagaggtGAGACCCACAAGTGGAAAAAGCTTTATACTTTCTGCTTGATGATGGCattctcagaatggaagaaacaaTTTGAATATAAGAGAAAACGATTCCAAAAAGAGGAATGCCACCAAATACACCAGCTGCTGAATATATCAGGATGTTATTGATGAGGGTGTCAGAACATGCAAGTTTGATGACCTGAACAACTTCACAGAAGAAGAGGGGGATTTCCAGGTCTGTGCAGAAGGACAGTCGCAACACCATCAGACCGTGGAGCAGGGCGTCTGCAGTGCTGGTGAACAAGGAGAGTAGAATCAGCTGAACACAGAGGCGAGCGTTCATGATGACTGTGTATCTCAGTGGATGACAAATagccacatagcggtcataggccattaCTAAAAGGAGAAAATTTTCCCACAAAACAAAAGTCAGGGCAAAGCAGATCTGGATGATGCAGCCTGTAAAAGTGATTCTCTGACTCTGTGCTTGGATGTTCACTAGGATCTTTGGGATCATGGTTGTGCTTAAACAGATGTCTGTAAAGGACAGATGGGAGAGGAAGTAGTACATGGGGCTGTGGAGGTGGGAGTCAGAGATGACAGCCAGGACGATGAGCAGGTTTCCCAGGATAGTGACCAGGTACATGGACAGGAACAGGTTGAAGAAGATGGTCTTCAATTCTGGGTCCTCTGTCAGTCTCATAAGATGGAATTCTGAAACATCTGTGTGGTTTCTGGGTTCCATGCTGTTGATGAATCTGATTAAAAAGATGTGATAACcaggaaacttccctggtgatccagtggctgagaccccacactcccaatgcaaggggcttgggttcaatcccttgtcaggaactagattccacaacTAGAAGattctgagtgctgcaactaaggctcagtgcagccaaataaatattcttttaaaaagatgtaaagaGACAATGAAATATGTAGTCCTTGAAGAAGAATCAAGGGTATCGAAAGAGGTAAATGCCACTTGGGGAATGGAAGAAGACAAACTGAGGGAACAAAAAAGGGATGCTTCTTTATGCATTTTTATTCCtgggttcctttttaaaaaatgatgtggaTATTTCAAAGCACAAACAATTCTAGAAAGTTTTAAGACTTGGTTGTATTTTTAAGTTATACTATCTGTGCTCTTCTGCTTACTAAAAACATTTGGTGACTTTGTAAAGAGAAACAGTAGGCTAAGGAGGCAGTGAAGATCCTATGTAACCAGCAACTTCAGTACCATGCATCAGAAACAATATAAAGGTATATCAAGAAACAGGAAGGATAAGGTGAAATTACCAAACCTTCTGCCCACTCACACCACCACAGGAACACAGAGATGtcagaaaaaaaagttacattaTTTGATGTAGGGAATAAACCtatagataccaagggggaaaagggaaTGGGATTAATTGGGAGATAAGGATTGACGTATATACAccattacatataaaatagatgactaataagaacctgctatatagcacaaagaactctacttaatgctccgtggtaacctaaatggaaaggaaatataaaaaagaggGGATCACTTTTTCATGGGTATATCTATAACTGATTtgctttgctgaacagcagaTACAACATGGTAAAACAacgatactccaataaaaattaatttaaaaaataaaattacacttCAGTTaacaaaagtctgaaaaaaaGTCACCCCATTGTAGAACAAGCAGATTTCTACTCAGGAAGAAAAGCTCGAGGTCACAGCAAAGAATATGGTATTAGTAAAACAGATGTTTACAAATATTGgtacaaaatgcaaaaaaaaaaaaaaaaagtgacaatgCCATAAGTTAGGCAGAGACTGGTTTCTAACCATCTGATGTAGGTACTGTCTTCACAGCCTTTCCTGGATAAACCTGTACCAAAATATTTGCCCTCATTTCCAGACATTCACAAAGGGATATCACCTGTGATACCTGGCTGGGATCACAATAGAAAGAGGCTTGGCACCTCTGAGGTACCATAGAGAGGAGCTGTCCTTAGGAAGAACAAAAGATCTGAGTGAGTCACCATGTCCTGGGTAGGAGGAATCCTTTATGAGAGGTCTCAGTTGCGCTTCTTCCTTCCTGAGAGAGACTGCTGACTGAGGTGGTCACAAGCATATTACTGTCTTGAACCCTGGAGATTCAATTTCCAAAGTTCCTCATTAACCAGCCAGTTCATTGTCACTGTGATCCCAGGACAGTGCAAAATCTTAAGGTGAAGACTACATGAGAGAAATTTAAGATGGCTGATTTTCTGACTCTATGAGGTCAAGTGGACACCATtcatttttctgtgtctgtgctgGCTCATGCCCATCTCTTAATTTTTTCATGGAATTGCAAGAGGTTCCAATGTCATGACAAAACACTAGTGTGCAGATTTAATCTCAgtatatttatttagattttaccCAATAATTGGAGATGGTATTCCACATtaagattaattaaaatatttttcatctttaaggAGATCAATGTTTTGTTTTCATGTGCCTGTCCATTTCTTCCCTCCATTTTTCACTGCTACTGTATGAATTTTGTTAACCTACAATTGTCATGATATAGTAAAACCAACAGGAGACAAGATGGCATCGTAAAGTCACTCCTTACCATCTTAGTGTATTTTGCTTCAAAcacataaaataatagaaaagcatAAAAGTCATGGAggtataaaaagttaaaagccaAGGGCTCATGGAGGTTTGTTATTGAAAAATTAGCGTGAACTTGAAGTCTTGGACACTGCCTGGGACCCCACTGCCTGAGACCTTAACTCTAGACTTAACACAGTAGAAAGTTTCAAAAGAAGCCTCAAAGGCAAAACTAAATCAAGCTACCTGATGGTATGGTGGCTGGATTTTTTATACTCTCAAAATCAGTGGGCAGCAGGAATTAGTTATTAGAGTGAACTCAAGGCTAGTTTTTGGTAAGGGTAGCTGTGAAGCTGTTGCATGATAAAACACGAGaaatggaggaaaggaaaaaacatagcAACTAAAATGAATCCACAATTCAGACTTCAAAATAGCCTGGAAGAGCTCGATGCCAAAAAGCTCAACATATCAAACCAAGAATGAGATCATCAATCCACTCTAgggtaagattttaaaatttttattttttttaattggtgaaaaattgctttacagttttgtgttcctttctgccatacaacaatgcaaatcagtcataattatatatatcccttccctctgaccctccctcccctcccctcatcccacctttctaggtcatcacagagcgccaggTTGGGCTCCTAGTGTTGTTTAGCAACTTCCTCCTAACTATTTTGCACATgagagtgtatatatgtcaatgctactttctaaaTTCATCCCGCCCTCACCTTCCCCCTCTGTGTCTACAGGCTCGTTCTCtactaggttcatc is a genomic window of Ovis canadensis isolate MfBH-ARS-UI-01 breed Bighorn chromosome 5, ARS-UI_OviCan_v2, whole genome shotgun sequence containing:
- the LOC138441718 gene encoding olfactory receptor 7G1-like, translated to MEPRNHTDVSEFHLMRLTEDPELKTIFFNLFLSMYLVTILGNLLIVLAVISDSHLHSPMYYFLSHLSFTDICLSTTMIPKILVNIQAQSQRITFTGCIIQICFALTFVLWENFLLLVMAYDRYVAICHPLRYTVIMNARLCVQLILLSLFTSTADALLHGLMVLRLSFCTDLEIPLFFCEVVQVIKLACSDTLINNILIYSAAGVFGGIPLFGIVFSYIQIVSSILRMPSSSRKYKAFSTCGSHLSVVSLFYGTAFGVYISSAVTESSRKIAVASMMYTVVTPVMNPFIYSLRNKDMKGALRKLFGRISSL